Proteins encoded within one genomic window of uncultured Desulfobacter sp.:
- a CDS encoding FAD-dependent oxidoreductase translates to MAKKIIIIGAVALGPKVASRLRRLDSDCEITMIDRDNLISYGGCGIPYYIGGDIGELEELYSTTAHHARDPEFFRTVKGVNVLTRVEAIGIDRRKKLLKVRHLDDGTESEMPYDKLVIGTGGTPFTPPIPGADLPGVYPVSNLHHAHTIKELISKGAVGSAVVIGAGAIGVEMAEALTDLWGVETTLVEMAPHILPVAIGPNIALIAEKELENNDVGVKIGAQVTKILGDAETGVTGVEVSGEVIECNLVIMAVGVRPNTGFAAEAGLAVGRGGSLIVDKNLRTTDPDIYAGGDCIEVRNLVSGDQLPMPLGSLANRQGRIIGTNIFGKNAQFDGTVGTFCIKVFGMGVATAGLTSHQAKMAGFDPVHSVVAQFDRAHFYPDSKFLFVQLIADRNTRRVLGVEAIGEQIDSVKSRVDAVVPLLHKGMNLDEVCTLEVGYAPPFASAMDVINNAGNTLDNILDGRNTPIDWPEFIEQFEKGEITVVDLRESVEAQPFIDKYGADRWIHLPQPELRERFNELPKDKELCLFCGTGARSFECQIILNQKGFTRVKNLQGGYAIIRVTDPDFIPPGG, encoded by the coding sequence ATGGCAAAAAAAATCATTATTATCGGTGCGGTGGCCCTGGGCCCCAAAGTGGCCAGCCGCCTCAGACGGCTTGATTCCGATTGTGAAATCACTATGATAGATAGAGACAATTTGATCTCATATGGCGGATGCGGCATTCCTTATTATATCGGCGGGGACATCGGAGAACTCGAAGAGTTGTACTCCACCACTGCCCATCACGCCAGGGATCCGGAATTTTTCCGCACCGTCAAAGGCGTTAATGTTCTTACCCGGGTGGAAGCCATCGGCATTGACCGCAGAAAGAAACTGCTCAAAGTTCGTCACCTTGACGACGGTACCGAATCTGAAATGCCCTATGACAAGCTGGTCATCGGTACAGGCGGCACGCCCTTTACTCCGCCTATTCCCGGTGCAGATTTACCGGGCGTATATCCGGTATCCAACCTCCACCATGCCCACACCATTAAAGAGTTAATCAGTAAGGGTGCCGTGGGCAGTGCCGTGGTCATCGGCGCCGGTGCTATCGGTGTTGAAATGGCCGAAGCCCTGACCGATTTATGGGGCGTGGAAACCACCCTTGTGGAGATGGCCCCCCATATACTGCCGGTTGCCATCGGCCCCAATATCGCTCTTATTGCGGAAAAAGAGCTCGAAAACAATGATGTGGGTGTCAAAATCGGTGCCCAGGTTACCAAAATCCTTGGGGATGCTGAAACCGGCGTTACCGGAGTTGAGGTCAGCGGCGAAGTGATTGAATGTAATCTTGTGATCATGGCCGTAGGCGTTCGTCCCAACACAGGATTTGCGGCAGAAGCTGGTCTGGCTGTGGGCCGGGGCGGCTCTTTGATCGTGGATAAAAATTTAAGGACGACCGACCCGGATATTTACGCAGGCGGTGACTGCATTGAAGTGCGCAATCTAGTATCCGGTGACCAGCTGCCCATGCCATTGGGCTCCCTTGCCAACCGCCAGGGCCGGATCATCGGCACCAACATATTCGGCAAGAATGCCCAATTTGACGGCACTGTGGGCACCTTCTGCATCAAAGTATTCGGCATGGGCGTGGCCACCGCAGGCCTGACCAGCCACCAGGCCAAGATGGCCGGGTTTGATCCGGTTCACTCTGTGGTCGCCCAGTTTGACCGTGCCCATTTCTATCCCGACTCAAAATTTTTGTTTGTCCAGCTCATTGCCGACCGTAACACCCGCAGGGTATTGGGTGTGGAAGCCATCGGCGAACAGATTGATTCGGTTAAATCCAGGGTAGACGCGGTGGTACCGTTGCTGCACAAAGGCATGAATTTGGATGAGGTCTGCACCCTTGAAGTGGGCTATGCGCCGCCCTTTGCATCTGCCATGGATGTGATCAACAATGCCGGCAATACACTTGATAATATTCTGGATGGAAGGAACACCCCCATTGACTGGCCCGAATTTATTGAACAGTTCGAAAAAGGCGAAATCACGGTGGTGGATTTAAGAGAGAGTGTGGAAGCCCAGCCGTTTATTGACAAATACGGCGCAGACCGCTGGATACACCTGCCCCAGCCTGAATTGCGCGAACGATTTAATGAACTACCCAAAGATAAAGAACTCTGCCTTTTCTGCGGTACGGGCGCAAGATCTTTTGAATGCCAGATCATCCTGAACCAGAAGGGATTCACCCGTGTTAAAAATCTTCAGGGTGGATATGCCATCATCAGGGTCACTGATCCGGATTTCATTCCACCGGGAGGATAA
- a CDS encoding cytochrome c3 family protein, with translation MKRLFLIAVPWFAFAFVLTGGAFAKDTEATFELPTGTMTLQAPQDVDYKATLSPVNFPHSVHFSYACQECHHNWDGNGAIKSCGTSGCHENFWAPKPGQDDVSENGVKSLVGAYHQACRDCHRNEADQQKAAGSKSIVTGPVACAGCHPDPHSEVVDSDEALSIPLGIITIKAPEEVEAKKGAVGFPHGLHFQFACKECHHDWDGESDVEACSSCHNETEPSGSRNIKNEENVMYYLAAYHNVCITCHRDVDKKRRAAMAEGKIDKADLPKAAPVNCNGCHSES, from the coding sequence ATGAAACGATTATTTCTCATTGCAGTACCCTGGTTTGCTTTTGCTTTTGTTTTAACAGGCGGTGCCTTTGCTAAGGACACTGAAGCCACATTTGAGCTCCCTACCGGCACCATGACCTTACAGGCTCCCCAGGATGTCGACTATAAGGCCACACTGTCTCCGGTTAATTTTCCCCATTCCGTTCATTTTTCCTATGCGTGTCAAGAGTGCCATCACAATTGGGACGGAAACGGAGCCATAAAAAGTTGCGGGACAAGTGGTTGCCATGAAAATTTCTGGGCGCCGAAGCCCGGCCAGGATGATGTGTCGGAAAACGGCGTAAAGTCCTTGGTTGGTGCCTATCACCAGGCATGCCGTGACTGCCACAGAAATGAGGCTGACCAGCAAAAAGCCGCTGGTTCAAAGAGCATTGTTACAGGTCCTGTTGCCTGCGCCGGATGCCATCCTGATCCTCATTCCGAGGTTGTAGATAGTGATGAAGCCCTGTCAATACCCCTTGGTATCATCACTATAAAAGCTCCCGAAGAGGTTGAAGCCAAAAAGGGTGCTGTCGGATTTCCCCACGGACTTCATTTTCAGTTTGCTTGTAAAGAGTGCCACCATGATTGGGACGGAGAGAGCGACGTTGAAGCATGCTCCTCATGCCACAATGAAACTGAACCCTCAGGATCCAGAAACATCAAGAACGAAGAAAACGTGATGTATTACCTGGCAGCCTACCACAATGTTTGCATAACCTGTCACCGGGATGTCGACAAGAAACGCCGGGCAGCTATGGCTGAAGGTAAGATAGATAAAGCGGATCTTCCCAAGGCAGCCCCTGTGAATTGTAACGGTTGTCACAGCGAGTCTTAA
- a CDS encoding sulfide/dihydroorotate dehydrogenase-like FAD/NAD-binding protein: MAKIVHREEMAQGTIILNEIDAPRISRKAKPGQFVILQADETGERVPLTMADTNPEKGTITIIYMVVGKSTARFKDLKVDDEYYALIGPLGAPTHIEKLGKVVCVGGGTGIAVLHPIARALKEAGNEVTAILGSRTYDLLILEDKMRQASDTLHICTDDGSKGHHGFVTDILKETIEKEDIALVVAIGPIPMMKFCSMITKDKGVKTMVSLNPIMVDGTGMCGGCRVSIGGKTKFACVDGPEFDGHQVDFDGLAKRLASYTEVEKQSLDAYNQCQCNTK; the protein is encoded by the coding sequence ATGGCTAAAATAGTGCATCGTGAGGAAATGGCCCAAGGGACCATTATCCTCAACGAAATAGACGCGCCCCGCATATCCAGGAAGGCCAAACCCGGTCAGTTTGTCATTCTGCAGGCAGACGAGACCGGCGAACGTGTCCCATTGACCATGGCAGACACAAATCCTGAAAAAGGAACGATTACCATCATTTACATGGTTGTCGGCAAATCCACTGCCCGGTTCAAGGATCTTAAGGTTGATGATGAGTATTATGCACTTATTGGTCCTTTGGGTGCGCCCACCCATATTGAAAAGTTAGGAAAAGTCGTCTGTGTTGGCGGCGGAACCGGTATTGCCGTACTGCACCCCATCGCACGGGCACTTAAGGAAGCCGGTAATGAAGTTACCGCTATCTTAGGCTCCAGAACTTATGATTTGCTCATTCTGGAAGACAAGATGCGCCAAGCGTCCGACACTCTGCATATCTGTACCGATGACGGTTCCAAGGGACACCACGGATTTGTTACGGATATACTTAAAGAGACCATTGAAAAAGAGGATATTGCGCTTGTTGTGGCCATCGGCCCTATTCCCATGATGAAATTTTGCAGCATGATCACCAAAGACAAAGGTGTCAAGACCATGGTCAGCTTGAATCCTATCATGGTGGACGGCACAGGCATGTGCGGCGGATGCCGGGTATCCATAGGAGGAAAGACGAAATTCGCCTGTGTGGACGGCCCTGAATTTGACGGTCATCAGGTTGATTTTGATGGACTTGCCAAACGGCTTGCGTCTTACACTGAAGTTGAAAAACAGTCCTTGGATGCTTACAACCAATGTCAATGCAATACAAAATAA
- a CDS encoding acetyl-CoA hydrolase/transferase C-terminal domain-containing protein, which produces MSTLEERVRCKELLSKVKTPEECIQYFEDGLNVGMSGFTPVGYPKVVPIALCDHVEENNLQGKLRLNLFIGASVGAEVEDRMATLNMIDRRWPYQTGKNLGKAINSGQIRMGDKHLSMFPQDLKYGFYTMDKGGGLDLAVIEASAITENGDIILTGAVGAAPEIIDVADKIIVEINTGLPSFEGMHDILLTDLPPYRKIYPVTDLRQRIGTPWVPTDKSKIVAIVESKLPDNGRALRGTDDVAQAIADNIVDFFQAEVKAGRLPKNLLPLQSGVGSIANAVVGGLTASPFENLTVFTEVLQDTFLPFLDSGKCEYINCTSLSLSNDAFVDWWKNFETYKKMVMMRPQQVSNNPELIRRAGVIGMNTPLEFDMYAHANSTHAGGTRMLNGIGGSGDFIRNAYISMMHCPSCRATKNDEFGITGVVPKVPHVDHTEHDIDVLVTEQGLADLRGLAPVDRAKVVIDKCAHPAYKDYMYDYLDRATKATGGHHEPQLLDECYKMHLSFAQNGTMRFWEK; this is translated from the coding sequence ATGTCTACATTAGAGGAACGCGTACGTTGCAAAGAGCTGCTTAGCAAAGTAAAAACCCCTGAAGAATGTATCCAGTACTTTGAAGATGGTCTGAATGTTGGTATGTCCGGATTTACCCCGGTCGGCTATCCGAAAGTTGTGCCCATTGCACTGTGCGACCACGTTGAGGAAAACAATCTGCAAGGCAAGTTAAGACTCAACCTGTTTATCGGTGCGTCTGTCGGTGCCGAGGTTGAGGACCGCATGGCCACATTAAACATGATCGACCGTCGTTGGCCCTACCAGACAGGTAAAAATCTGGGCAAAGCCATCAACAGCGGCCAGATTCGCATGGGTGATAAACACCTTTCCATGTTCCCTCAGGATCTGAAATACGGTTTTTATACCATGGATAAGGGCGGCGGGCTTGATCTGGCAGTTATTGAAGCATCCGCCATTACCGAGAACGGTGACATTATTCTTACCGGTGCCGTGGGTGCCGCGCCTGAAATCATTGATGTTGCCGACAAAATTATTGTCGAAATTAATACCGGTCTGCCCTCCTTTGAAGGCATGCACGACATCCTTTTAACCGATCTGCCGCCGTACCGTAAAATTTATCCGGTGACTGATCTGCGTCAGCGTATTGGTACACCCTGGGTACCGACGGACAAGAGCAAGATTGTCGCCATCGTTGAATCCAAGCTGCCCGACAATGGTCGTGCGCTTCGTGGTACCGATGATGTGGCCCAGGCCATTGCCGACAATATCGTTGATTTCTTCCAGGCTGAAGTGAAGGCCGGGCGTCTGCCCAAGAACCTGCTTCCCCTGCAATCCGGTGTGGGCTCCATTGCCAACGCCGTTGTGGGTGGCCTGACCGCAAGTCCCTTTGAGAATTTGACCGTTTTCACCGAGGTGTTGCAGGATACCTTCCTGCCCTTCCTTGATTCGGGTAAATGCGAATATATCAACTGTACGTCACTGTCCTTGTCCAACGATGCATTTGTTGATTGGTGGAAAAATTTTGAAACCTATAAGAAAATGGTTATGATGCGTCCGCAGCAGGTTTCCAACAATCCGGAACTCATTCGTCGTGCGGGCGTCATCGGCATGAATACACCGCTTGAATTTGATATGTATGCACATGCCAACTCCACCCACGCAGGCGGTACCCGCATGCTGAACGGTATCGGCGGTTCCGGTGACTTTATCCGTAACGCTTACATATCCATGATGCACTGCCCCTCCTGTCGTGCCACCAAGAATGATGAATTCGGCATCACCGGTGTTGTGCCCAAGGTTCCCCACGTCGACCACACCGAGCACGATATTGATGTCCTGGTTACCGAGCAGGGTCTGGCTGACCTGCGTGGCCTGGCGCCTGTTGATCGCGCCAAGGTTGTCATCGATAAATGTGCACATCCGGCTTACAAAGATTATATGTACGATTATCTTGATCGCGCCACCAAGGCAACTGGCGGCCACCATGAGCCTCAGCTGCTGGACGAATGCTACAAAATGCATCTTAGCTTTGCACAAAACGGCACCATGCGTTTCTGGGAAAAATAG
- a CDS encoding gamma-glutamyl-gamma-aminobutyrate hydrolase family protein, with protein sequence MPVFVAIAANTEQNKNGQTITSVPVVYSHCIQRVGGVPVILPPTGDEQMVALMLSRVSGLILPGGLDMDARFFNQEMHPACRASDPELDTFQVALVTLAVELHMPILGICRGAQVANVALGGSLVQDIPSQRPESGIDHMQKVFSFGTDHDVRFDPGSRLYRLFGESIRINSRHHQSIDAPGKGIRITAWAPDGVVEGAEHESLPIDLVQWHPELLMQKSDGMLPLFCRFVRNCKKRLNS encoded by the coding sequence ATGCCGGTTTTTGTCGCCATTGCCGCCAATACGGAACAAAATAAAAACGGCCAGACTATCACTAGCGTTCCCGTGGTATACAGCCATTGTATTCAGCGGGTCGGGGGGGTGCCTGTTATTCTGCCGCCCACCGGAGATGAACAGATGGTGGCCTTGATGCTGTCCCGTGTCAGTGGTTTGATTCTTCCTGGCGGTCTGGACATGGATGCCCGATTTTTTAATCAGGAAATGCACCCGGCATGCAGGGCAAGTGATCCGGAACTTGATACTTTTCAGGTCGCTTTAGTGACTCTGGCAGTGGAACTGCATATGCCGATCCTGGGTATTTGCAGAGGGGCTCAGGTGGCAAATGTGGCGTTAGGTGGTTCCCTGGTCCAGGATATCCCAAGCCAACGGCCTGAATCAGGTATTGATCACATGCAGAAAGTATTTTCCTTTGGCACAGATCATGACGTTCGCTTTGATCCGGGTTCCCGGCTGTACCGTCTGTTTGGTGAATCCATCCGCATCAACTCCCGGCACCACCAGTCAATTGATGCCCCGGGCAAGGGCATTCGAATCACGGCTTGGGCCCCGGACGGCGTCGTTGAGGGTGCAGAACATGAATCTTTACCCATTGATCTTGTGCAGTGGCACCCGGAACTGCTCATGCAAAAAAGTGACGGCATGCTGCCCTTATTCTGCCGGTTTGTTCGTAACTGCAAAAAGAGATTGAATTCGTAG
- a CDS encoding CooT family nickel-binding protein, which produces MCEANAYLVDKSGQESLLLEAVDKVEPEEEGIRLVSIFGEQKFIKGKIDSLSLVDHKVFIKPE; this is translated from the coding sequence ATGTGTGAAGCCAATGCATATCTCGTGGACAAGAGTGGGCAGGAGTCTCTGCTTCTAGAGGCGGTGGACAAAGTCGAACCCGAAGAAGAGGGGATTCGTCTCGTGTCAATTTTTGGTGAGCAGAAATTTATAAAAGGAAAGATTGATTCCCTGTCCTTGGTGGATCATAAAGTGTTTATCAAGCCTGAGTAG
- the gltA gene encoding NADPH-dependent glutamate synthase — translation MADKKVKVDRVVMPEQDPDVRRRNFEEVPLGLSEEMAITEAKRCIQCKKPACMGGCPVSVAIPEFIKFIADGDFSAAARKLWERNALPAVCGRVCPQEEQCEGQCILGKKGKPVAIGYLERFAADWERKNGTGEVPAVAEKTGKKVAVIGSGPSGLTVAGDLLVKGHDVTIFEAFHKPGGVLVYGIPEFRLPKEIVAAEVATLEKMGANIECNTVIGATVTIDELFAEGYDAAYIGVGAGLPRFMNLPGENLIGIYSANEYLTRTNLMKGYLFPQYDTPIARGKNVVVLGAGNVAMDSARTAMRLGADSVKVVYRRSRDEMPARNEELHHAEEEKIEFVLLTNPTKFYGDEDGRLTGMECVKMELGEPDASGRRRPVVIEGSEFNIDCDLVVVSVGSNANPLLTNSTPNLNLNKWGNIIADPITGKTSRKAVWAGGDIVTGAATVILAMGAGRAAANSMHDYLTIGW, via the coding sequence ATGGCTGATAAAAAAGTGAAAGTTGACCGGGTAGTGATGCCTGAACAAGATCCGGACGTCCGGCGCAGAAATTTTGAGGAAGTTCCCCTAGGACTTTCTGAAGAGATGGCAATAACCGAAGCAAAACGCTGTATTCAATGTAAGAAACCCGCTTGTATGGGTGGATGTCCTGTTTCCGTAGCCATTCCTGAGTTTATTAAATTTATAGCTGACGGTGATTTTAGCGCTGCTGCCAGAAAACTGTGGGAACGAAATGCCCTTCCCGCGGTCTGCGGCAGGGTATGCCCCCAGGAAGAACAATGCGAAGGCCAATGCATTCTAGGCAAAAAAGGAAAACCGGTTGCTATTGGATACCTGGAACGCTTTGCGGCGGATTGGGAGCGTAAAAACGGCACAGGTGAAGTACCTGCTGTGGCAGAAAAAACCGGCAAAAAAGTGGCCGTCATCGGTTCCGGTCCCTCCGGCCTGACTGTTGCAGGCGACCTTCTGGTCAAGGGTCACGATGTTACCATCTTTGAAGCCTTTCACAAACCCGGAGGGGTTTTGGTATACGGTATCCCCGAATTCCGGCTGCCCAAAGAAATAGTTGCCGCTGAAGTGGCCACCTTAGAAAAGATGGGTGCCAACATTGAATGTAACACCGTGATTGGTGCCACCGTCACCATAGACGAACTATTTGCCGAAGGCTATGACGCCGCATATATCGGCGTGGGTGCAGGGCTTCCCAGATTCATGAACCTGCCCGGCGAAAACCTCATCGGTATTTATTCTGCCAATGAATACCTGACCCGGACCAACCTAATGAAAGGCTACTTGTTCCCACAATACGATACACCCATTGCCCGGGGCAAAAATGTCGTTGTGCTTGGCGCCGGCAACGTGGCTATGGACTCTGCCAGAACCGCCATGCGTTTAGGTGCAGATTCCGTCAAGGTTGTCTACAGACGTTCCAGGGATGAAATGCCCGCAAGAAACGAAGAACTGCACCATGCAGAAGAAGAGAAAATTGAATTTGTCCTGCTGACAAATCCCACCAAATTCTATGGTGATGAAGACGGTAGATTGACCGGCATGGAGTGCGTCAAAATGGAACTGGGCGAACCTGATGCTTCCGGTCGCCGCCGGCCTGTAGTCATAGAAGGCAGCGAGTTCAACATTGACTGCGATCTGGTTGTTGTGTCTGTTGGATCCAACGCCAATCCGCTGCTGACCAATTCTACACCGAATCTGAATCTAAACAAATGGGGCAATATCATTGCAGACCCCATCACTGGAAAAACGTCCAGAAAAGCGGTCTGGGCCGGTGGTGACATCGTGACCGGTGCTGCCACGGTTATCCTTGCCATGGGTGCAGGACGTGCTGCAGCCAACTCCATGCACGATTATCTGACTATTGGCTGGTAA
- a CDS encoding DUF3842 family protein: MKKVCVIDGQGGGIGSTVIKRIKERFEESVEVIALGTNAIATAQMLKARANKGASGTNAIVQTVKSADMIIGTVGIIMPHAMMGEVTPQMAEAVSCSQAKKVLLPLTQENIAIVGMVGSPLPQLVDELLDAYFPLT, encoded by the coding sequence ATGAAAAAAGTGTGTGTTATCGATGGTCAGGGTGGCGGTATCGGATCAACAGTAATTAAACGGATCAAAGAGCGGTTTGAGGAATCCGTTGAGGTGATCGCCCTTGGCACCAATGCCATTGCCACTGCCCAGATGCTTAAAGCCCGTGCCAATAAGGGCGCTTCCGGTACCAACGCCATTGTGCAGACCGTTAAAAGCGCTGATATGATAATCGGCACGGTGGGGATTATCATGCCCCATGCCATGATGGGAGAGGTGACCCCCCAGATGGCCGAAGCCGTATCATGTTCCCAGGCAAAAAAGGTCCTTTTACCTCTGACCCAGGAGAATATTGCCATTGTGGGGATGGTGGGCTCGCCTTTGCCTCAGCTGGTTGATGAATTATTGGATGCTTATTTTCCCCTAACATAA
- a CDS encoding ATP-binding protein — translation MEKTTSDQLLNFTQADNPDNQSKAGGSLEDNFKTLTDTLPIGIILTSVKGEIINVNPEGLNILGHSSVEDLSGTPIQSFYYNKEDRDIFLKKIDTGRVRDLEVRFQKCDGSAIWCSMSSVIQENSPRGRYFITSLLDITRRKEMEEEKSDLLIQLTQTDKLASIGQLAAGIAHEINNPVGYVTSNLNSLEEYLSDIRKLIELDQTLIKGLGDISLPEKLKKMTEAAHEYAREIDIDFLQEDMDELIKDCIDGLERIKKIVIDLKDFAHPGKKDIETVDINAGIETTLNVAANELKYKTTVHKDLGNLPLIKGIPQQLNQVFLNILVNAAQAIEEKGEIRIKTWQKNNNVFLAISDTGCGIDPQNISKIFDPFFTTKEVGKGTGLGMNIAYNIIQQHGGTITVKSEINKGTTFTVKLPVPEDTK, via the coding sequence ATGGAAAAGACAACTTCAGACCAACTTCTAAATTTTACGCAAGCAGACAATCCGGACAATCAGAGCAAAGCGGGGGGCAGTCTGGAAGATAACTTCAAAACGTTGACGGATACGCTGCCCATCGGCATCATTTTGACTTCAGTGAAAGGTGAAATTATAAATGTGAACCCTGAAGGTCTCAATATATTAGGTCACAGTTCAGTGGAGGATCTTTCCGGCACCCCTATTCAGTCATTCTATTATAATAAAGAAGACCGAGACATTTTTTTAAAAAAAATTGATACAGGGCGAGTCCGCGATCTGGAAGTACGATTTCAAAAATGTGACGGCAGCGCAATCTGGTGCTCCATGTCTTCCGTAATCCAGGAAAACAGCCCCAGGGGACGTTATTTTATCACCTCACTTTTGGATATTACCCGGAGAAAGGAGATGGAGGAAGAAAAATCGGATCTTTTGATCCAGTTAACCCAAACCGATAAGCTGGCCTCCATTGGACAGCTTGCTGCCGGCATCGCCCACGAAATTAACAATCCGGTAGGATATGTCACCAGTAACCTGAACTCTCTTGAAGAGTACCTGTCCGATATTCGAAAGCTCATTGAACTGGATCAAACGCTGATCAAAGGCCTGGGTGACATTAGCCTCCCTGAAAAATTGAAAAAAATGACCGAGGCAGCACATGAATATGCGCGGGAAATTGACATTGACTTTCTTCAGGAAGATATGGATGAGCTCATAAAAGACTGCATTGACGGACTGGAGCGAATCAAAAAAATCGTTATAGATTTAAAGGATTTTGCCCATCCCGGTAAAAAAGACATTGAAACCGTTGATATCAATGCCGGTATTGAAACCACGCTGAATGTGGCGGCCAATGAATTAAAATACAAAACAACCGTGCATAAAGATTTAGGTAATTTGCCCTTGATCAAAGGCATCCCCCAGCAGCTTAATCAGGTTTTTTTGAACATACTTGTAAACGCAGCCCAGGCCATTGAAGAAAAAGGTGAAATCCGAATCAAGACGTGGCAGAAAAACAACAACGTATTTCTTGCAATTTCAGATACCGGCTGCGGCATCGACCCCCAAAATATATCTAAAATTTTTGACCCTTTTTTCACCACAAAGGAGGTGGGCAAAGGGACGGGGTTAGGTATGAATATCGCATATAACATCATTCAGCAGCATGGTGGTACCATTACCGTTAAAAGCGAAATAAACAAAGGGACCACCTTTACCGTCAAGCTGCCCGTTCCCGAAGACACAAAATAA
- the tmk gene encoding dTMP kinase yields MEKANKGRFVVFEGIDGSGKTTQVELLCKHMASMRAKVLATCEPTDGPVGRLIRRMLSGTLPADQRTIASLFAADRTEHLMDPETGIRQMVDNGTIVVCDRYYFSSYAYHSQYMDMEWVIQANRLNADILKPDITLFIDVDPEICLKRLQSNRKHLEIYEKIDIMKRVRANYLAAFHRLKHQERVAVINGNDSVENIAKAVWDQVCLVI; encoded by the coding sequence TTGGAAAAAGCGAACAAAGGCAGGTTTGTAGTGTTTGAAGGCATTGACGGGTCGGGCAAAACCACCCAGGTAGAATTGCTCTGTAAGCATATGGCGTCAATGCGGGCAAAGGTTCTTGCCACATGCGAACCCACAGACGGGCCGGTTGGGCGGCTTATCCGGCGAATGCTGTCCGGCACTCTTCCTGCGGATCAGCGAACCATTGCAAGCCTCTTTGCGGCAGACCGCACCGAACATCTGATGGACCCTGAAACCGGTATCCGGCAGATGGTGGATAACGGTACAATCGTGGTGTGTGACAGGTATTATTTTTCTTCCTATGCCTATCACAGCCAGTATATGGATATGGAATGGGTGATCCAGGCCAATCGGCTCAATGCTGATATTTTAAAACCGGATATCACCCTGTTTATTGATGTGGACCCCGAAATCTGCCTGAAACGGCTTCAATCCAACAGAAAACATCTTGAAATTTATGAGAAAATAGATATCATGAAGCGTGTGAGGGCAAATTATTTGGCAGCGTTTCACCGCTTGAAGCACCAGGAGCGCGTGGCTGTAATAAATGGCAATGATTCTGTGGAAAACATAGCTAAAGCGGTCTGGGACCAAGTCTGCCTTGTAATTTAA
- a CDS encoding DUF309 domain-containing protein — translation MMKIRFNPFEDRTDRDVRNFLGSAFVGALHKGDPAPVVQAISKLGQKTLPDPAQRYIKARYDQYSGVLTQIFADPLLGADIYAVASLLWDEALFFECHEWLEQNYRAVKGQEKKVLQAMIRTAGTFELLTYDRKRAAVSVAAKALSVLESDFSQVPESFKIQPKMTRLKAVIKNA, via the coding sequence ATGATGAAAATACGATTCAATCCGTTTGAAGACCGGACAGACCGGGATGTTCGAAATTTTTTGGGAAGTGCATTTGTTGGCGCTTTGCATAAAGGCGATCCGGCACCTGTTGTCCAGGCGATTTCAAAGTTGGGTCAAAAAACATTGCCCGATCCGGCCCAACGTTACATCAAAGCCCGGTATGACCAATATTCCGGTGTTCTGACACAAATATTTGCAGATCCGCTTTTAGGTGCCGATATTTATGCCGTTGCCAGCCTGCTATGGGATGAAGCTCTTTTTTTTGAATGTCATGAATGGCTCGAACAAAACTACAGGGCTGTTAAGGGGCAGGAAAAAAAGGTCCTGCAGGCAATGATACGCACTGCAGGTACATTTGAATTACTGACGTATGACAGGAAAAGAGCAGCAGTTTCCGTTGCGGCAAAAGCCTTGTCCGTTTTGGAATCCGATTTTTCACAGGTACCTGAATCGTTCAAGATCCAGCCCAAAATGACCCGTTTAAAAGCCGTTATCAAAAACGCTTAG